From the genome of Panulirus ornatus isolate Po-2019 chromosome 19, ASM3632096v1, whole genome shotgun sequence, one region includes:
- the LOC139755596 gene encoding uncharacterized protein isoform X3: MEVEAAAAAATASPGMYNSTCGTFRPCYAQFNLRCLEGRCVCFPNYSPDTSGGCEDTLSHMMLNWIVRFTVVICLFFVCIMILHVTLRRHRCCEGRGSQGTVPEEGGSHRPRTCWHDDPPSYVEVVEPPPSYYEAVVKVGPRDELCPGVFKVPNREPNLEYPGGVSTARVETPAAVTCSEESRDVVTGSWLVVARPDLDSPENGRPRVSRSYREVYCQSNLPSPDSHTSLQLHM, translated from the exons CAGCTGCTGCCGCCGCCACAGCTTCACCAGGGATGTACAACTCTACGTGCGGGACCTTCCGGCCCTGCTACGCCCAGTTCAACCTGCGGTGTCTGGAGGGCCGCTGTGTCTGCTTCCCGAACTACTCCCCAGACACCTCAG GCGGGTGTGAGGACACCCTGTCGCACATGATGCTCAACTGGATCGTGCGCTTCACCGTAGTCATCTGTTTGTTCTTCGTTTGTATTATGATCCTGCATGTCACCCTCAGGAGACATAG GTGTTGTGAGGGCAGGGGCTCGCAGGGGACGGtgccggaggagggtggaagccaTCGGCCCAGAACCTGTTGGCACGACGACCCGCCCTCGTATGTGGAGGTGGTCGAACCCCCACCTTCCTACTACGAAGCCGTAGTTAAAGTCGGCCCCAGAGACGAACTGTGTCCGGGAGTCTTCAAAGTGCCAAATCGTGAACCTAACCTG GAGTACCCGGGAGGGGTTTCCACTGCACGGGTGGAGACACCAGCAGCAGTGACCTGCAGTGAGGAGAGTCGTGATGTGGTCACTGGCAGTTGGCTAGTGGTGGCCAGGCCGGACCTGGATTCGCCAGAGAACGGAAGACCCAGAGTCAGTAGATCCTACAGGGAAGTGTACTGCCAGTCCAACCTGCCTTCCCCTGACTCACACACAAGCCTGCAGTTACATATGTGA
- the LOC139755596 gene encoding uncharacterized protein isoform X4 — protein sequence MEVEAAAAATASPGMYNSTCGTFRPCYAQFNLRCLEGRCVCFPNYSPDTSGGCEDTLSHMMLNWIVRFTVVICLFFVCIMILHVTLRRHRCCEGRGSQGTVPEEGGSHRPRTCWHDDPPSYVEVVEPPPSYYEAVVKVGPRDELCPGVFKVPNREPNLEYPGGVSTARVETPAAVTCSEESRDVVTGSWLVVARPDLDSPENGRPRVSRSYREVYCQSNLPSPDSHTSLQLHM from the exons CTGCTGCCGCCGCCACAGCTTCACCAGGGATGTACAACTCTACGTGCGGGACCTTCCGGCCCTGCTACGCCCAGTTCAACCTGCGGTGTCTGGAGGGCCGCTGTGTCTGCTTCCCGAACTACTCCCCAGACACCTCAG GCGGGTGTGAGGACACCCTGTCGCACATGATGCTCAACTGGATCGTGCGCTTCACCGTAGTCATCTGTTTGTTCTTCGTTTGTATTATGATCCTGCATGTCACCCTCAGGAGACATAG GTGTTGTGAGGGCAGGGGCTCGCAGGGGACGGtgccggaggagggtggaagccaTCGGCCCAGAACCTGTTGGCACGACGACCCGCCCTCGTATGTGGAGGTGGTCGAACCCCCACCTTCCTACTACGAAGCCGTAGTTAAAGTCGGCCCCAGAGACGAACTGTGTCCGGGAGTCTTCAAAGTGCCAAATCGTGAACCTAACCTG GAGTACCCGGGAGGGGTTTCCACTGCACGGGTGGAGACACCAGCAGCAGTGACCTGCAGTGAGGAGAGTCGTGATGTGGTCACTGGCAGTTGGCTAGTGGTGGCCAGGCCGGACCTGGATTCGCCAGAGAACGGAAGACCCAGAGTCAGTAGATCCTACAGGGAAGTGTACTGCCAGTCCAACCTGCCTTCCCCTGACTCACACACAAGCCTGCAGTTACATATGTGA
- the LOC139755596 gene encoding uncharacterized protein isoform X2, producing MRRVCALVVVRVATLVRGERHSVREPGVENLSGLMDTTAPLKLEETLHSAAAATASPGMYNSTCGTFRPCYAQFNLRCLEGRCVCFPNYSPDTSGGCEDTLSHMMLNWIVRFTVVICLFFVCIMILHVTLRRHRCCEGRGSQGTVPEEGGSHRPRTCWHDDPPSYVEVVEPPPSYYEAVVKVGPRDELCPGVFKVPNREPNLEYPGGVSTARVETPAAVTCSEESRDVVTGSWLVVARPDLDSPENGRPRVSRSYREVYCQSNLPSPDSHTSLQLHM from the exons ATGAGGAGGGTGTGTGCGCTAGTGGTGGTGCGAGTGGCCACGTTGGTGAGGGGGGAGCGCCACAGTGTAAGGGAACCAGGGGTCGAAAACCTTTCCGGCCTGATGGACACCACGGCCCCACTGAAGCTGGAGGAGACACTTCACT CTGCTGCCGCCGCCACAGCTTCACCAGGGATGTACAACTCTACGTGCGGGACCTTCCGGCCCTGCTACGCCCAGTTCAACCTGCGGTGTCTGGAGGGCCGCTGTGTCTGCTTCCCGAACTACTCCCCAGACACCTCAG GCGGGTGTGAGGACACCCTGTCGCACATGATGCTCAACTGGATCGTGCGCTTCACCGTAGTCATCTGTTTGTTCTTCGTTTGTATTATGATCCTGCATGTCACCCTCAGGAGACATAG GTGTTGTGAGGGCAGGGGCTCGCAGGGGACGGtgccggaggagggtggaagccaTCGGCCCAGAACCTGTTGGCACGACGACCCGCCCTCGTATGTGGAGGTGGTCGAACCCCCACCTTCCTACTACGAAGCCGTAGTTAAAGTCGGCCCCAGAGACGAACTGTGTCCGGGAGTCTTCAAAGTGCCAAATCGTGAACCTAACCTG GAGTACCCGGGAGGGGTTTCCACTGCACGGGTGGAGACACCAGCAGCAGTGACCTGCAGTGAGGAGAGTCGTGATGTGGTCACTGGCAGTTGGCTAGTGGTGGCCAGGCCGGACCTGGATTCGCCAGAGAACGGAAGACCCAGAGTCAGTAGATCCTACAGGGAAGTGTACTGCCAGTCCAACCTGCCTTCCCCTGACTCACACACAAGCCTGCAGTTACATATGTGA
- the LOC139755596 gene encoding uncharacterized protein isoform X1, producing MRRVCALVVVRVATLVRGERHSVREPGVENLSGLMDTTAPLKLEETLHSAAAAATASPGMYNSTCGTFRPCYAQFNLRCLEGRCVCFPNYSPDTSGGCEDTLSHMMLNWIVRFTVVICLFFVCIMILHVTLRRHRCCEGRGSQGTVPEEGGSHRPRTCWHDDPPSYVEVVEPPPSYYEAVVKVGPRDELCPGVFKVPNREPNLEYPGGVSTARVETPAAVTCSEESRDVVTGSWLVVARPDLDSPENGRPRVSRSYREVYCQSNLPSPDSHTSLQLHM from the exons ATGAGGAGGGTGTGTGCGCTAGTGGTGGTGCGAGTGGCCACGTTGGTGAGGGGGGAGCGCCACAGTGTAAGGGAACCAGGGGTCGAAAACCTTTCCGGCCTGATGGACACCACGGCCCCACTGAAGCTGGAGGAGACACTTCACT CAGCTGCTGCCGCCGCCACAGCTTCACCAGGGATGTACAACTCTACGTGCGGGACCTTCCGGCCCTGCTACGCCCAGTTCAACCTGCGGTGTCTGGAGGGCCGCTGTGTCTGCTTCCCGAACTACTCCCCAGACACCTCAG GCGGGTGTGAGGACACCCTGTCGCACATGATGCTCAACTGGATCGTGCGCTTCACCGTAGTCATCTGTTTGTTCTTCGTTTGTATTATGATCCTGCATGTCACCCTCAGGAGACATAG GTGTTGTGAGGGCAGGGGCTCGCAGGGGACGGtgccggaggagggtggaagccaTCGGCCCAGAACCTGTTGGCACGACGACCCGCCCTCGTATGTGGAGGTGGTCGAACCCCCACCTTCCTACTACGAAGCCGTAGTTAAAGTCGGCCCCAGAGACGAACTGTGTCCGGGAGTCTTCAAAGTGCCAAATCGTGAACCTAACCTG GAGTACCCGGGAGGGGTTTCCACTGCACGGGTGGAGACACCAGCAGCAGTGACCTGCAGTGAGGAGAGTCGTGATGTGGTCACTGGCAGTTGGCTAGTGGTGGCCAGGCCGGACCTGGATTCGCCAGAGAACGGAAGACCCAGAGTCAGTAGATCCTACAGGGAAGTGTACTGCCAGTCCAACCTGCCTTCCCCTGACTCACACACAAGCCTGCAGTTACATATGTGA